The nucleotide sequence ACCCAACCACCGCAGAGAGAATAACCAGAGAGAAAATGGCAACAAAAGCTTTCTTTAACATACTCGGTTCCTTCTTTATGAGAATAGGATTTCAACGGTACGAAAGGACTGCTTTTTAAGCGTAGCCAATTTTAATTCTTATGGCGGTTTTTTCGGACGAGGAGAAAAGCAAGGGGGAGAGATTTAAGTGAGGTACGGGATCAAAAAAGCCGCCCTCAAAGAAGGCGGCATTTCCAGAGTATACCCAAGATAATTCGAGTTGCGAGAAGGCGGCGACGCAGTAAATCCCCAGGAGCTTACATCAGTAAGTGACTGGGGTGAACGAGGAAAGCCAACACACGCGCAGCTTGAAGTATGAAGGGTATAAATTACTTAACGCGTGAAACGTACTCACCAGAACGCGTGTCGACTCTGACAACTTCGCCGATCTGTACGAACAATGGCACTTTAACTACCGCGCCGGTGCTCAGCGTTGCTGGCTTACCACCAGTACCTGCGGTATCGCCTTTCAGGCCTGGATCGGTATCGGTGATTTCAGCTTCGATAAAGTTCGGTGGCTGAACAGCGATAGGACGACCATCCCACAGGGTAACGATACATTCGGCGTTGTCTTGCAGCCATTTTGCAGCATCACCAACGGTCTTCTCTTCAACCTGATGCTGTTCAAACGTCTCAGGGTGCATGAAGTGGTAGAACTCACCGTCGTTGTACAGGTAGTTCATGTTGGTATCAACGACGTCTGCGCCTTCTGCAGAATCGGTAGATTTGAAGGTTTTTTCAACGCGAGAGCCCGTCAACAGGCGACGCATTTTTACGCGAGCAAAAGCCTGGCCTTTACCCGGCTTAACAAACTCACTGGATTCGACGGCATACGGTTCACCTTCGAATATGATTTTAAGACCGGAACGGAAATCGTTGCTAGAATAAGTCGCCATAAAGGCCCTCTACAATTTTAATACTGGTACGAAGCCAAAAAATGGCACACATTGTAACCCTAAATATACCTTCCAGAGAAGATTGGTTGCAGCAACTTGCAGACGTAATTACCGATCCTGATGAATTACTGCAACTTTTGGCACTGAGCGATCACGCTAAACTCCGGCAAGGCAGTGATGCACGCAAGCTTTTTGCGCTGCGTGTGCCGCGCGCATTCGCTGCCCGAATGCAAAAAGGCAATCCTGACGATCCGTTGCTGCGACAGGTCTTGACCGCGCGTGAAGAGTTTATCGCCACCCCAGGCTTCACTCATGACCCGCTTGATGAGCAACACAGCGTCGTGCCGGGGCTACTACACAAATATCACAACCGTGCCCTGCTGCTGGTGAAAGGCGGCTGCGCAGTGAACTGTCGCTACTGTTTCCGCCGTCATTTCCCGTATCAGGATAATCAGGGCAATAAGGCAAACTGGCGTCAGGCACTGGATTATATCCGCCAGCATCCCGAACTGGATGAAATTATTTTTTCCGGTGGCGACCCGCTGATGGCTAAAGACCACGAACTGGACTGGCTGATTACCGAGCTGGAACATATCCCGCATCTGAAACGCCTGCGCATTCACAGCCGTTTGCCGGTGGTG is from Pectobacterium carotovorum and encodes:
- the efp gene encoding elongation factor P; amino-acid sequence: MATYSSNDFRSGLKIIFEGEPYAVESSEFVKPGKGQAFARVKMRRLLTGSRVEKTFKSTDSAEGADVVDTNMNYLYNDGEFYHFMHPETFEQHQVEEKTVGDAAKWLQDNAECIVTLWDGRPIAVQPPNFIEAEITDTDPGLKGDTAGTGGKPATLSTGAVVKVPLFVQIGEVVRVDTRSGEYVSRVK
- the epmB gene encoding EF-P beta-lysylation protein EpmB; the encoded protein is MAHIVTLNIPSREDWLQQLADVITDPDELLQLLALSDHAKLRQGSDARKLFALRVPRAFAARMQKGNPDDPLLRQVLTAREEFIATPGFTHDPLDEQHSVVPGLLHKYHNRALLLVKGGCAVNCRYCFRRHFPYQDNQGNKANWRQALDYIRQHPELDEIIFSGGDPLMAKDHELDWLITELEHIPHLKRLRIHSRLPVVIPARITDTLCDRLSRSSLQVLLVTHINHPQEIDPDLTQSMARLRRAGVTLLNQSVLLRGVNDNAETLARLSNALFDAGILPYYLHVLDKVQGAAHFLVDDNEARVLVKALMKKVSGYLVPRLAREIGGEASKTPLDLGMKQHQDDTGIVG